In Homo sapiens chromosome 8, GRCh38.p14 Primary Assembly, the genomic window TGAATTCACAAGAGATCGTTGCTGAGCTCCTGCCAGACCCCACCTGGAGGCCCCAGTCACTCAGGAGAGATCAGGGTCTTTCACAATCAggttctacaaaaataaacatccCCCAAACCACAGCAGTGCCAGTTTCCATGTCAGAAACTTAGATCCAAATGACTGACTCGCGTCTCATTATCATGATGGAAAAGCCCAGGCTTGAGAAAGAAGCCCGCTGCGGATTTACTCAAGGCGATACTGACACAGGGTTTGTGTTTTTCCAACATGAGTTTTGAGTTCTTACACGCTGTTtgctctttttgtgtgttttttccctGTTAGGTGTTTTTGGTGGTATAGGCGATCCTGTTACCTGCCTTAAGAGTGGAGCCATATGTCATCCAGTCTTTTGCCCTAGAAGGTATAAACAAATTGGCACCTGTGGTCTCCCTGGAACAAAATGCTGCAAAAAGCCATGAGGAGGCCAAGAAGCTGCTGTGGCTGATGCGGATTCAGAAAGGGCTCCCTCATCAGAGACGTGCGACATGTAAACCAAATTAAACTATGGTGTCCAAAGATACGCAATCTTTATCCTAGTAATTGTGGTCATTGGATGATGTTGGTTTGGGCAGGCCATCTCTAATATCCTTGAAACACCTTTTTCTGCTCTCCAGGAAGGGGTCAGGGCTGCCACAGCGGGGCTTGGAGTGCTTTCCAGGGTCACAGGCATCTGTATTCTTTGGATTCCTTGACCTTCCCCATTTATTCCCGGCATTTTCCTAAAACGTGTGCTTTGCTCCTCCTGCATCCTCCCCTTGCATGCCCTCACCTATCCCACATCTTCCCTAAAAAAAGCAAGCCCAACTCAAAGACCAGTTCCCTCATGGAATCATAGTGGATCTGCCAAGGGAGGGGATGCCCAGTCCTCTGTTCTTCACAAGGACTCCCTTCTTCTGGCTAAGGTTTCTTATGCAATTATGCCTCCTACAGAGGTGCGTGAATTTTTAATTCTCCATTTAGCTATGAGATTTCTACTAGTGTGGACTTTGTCTTATTCATTTATGTGCTGGCCATTCATAAACTATTTCATTAATTGGATGGCAAAATGCAGTTGTACAAGGGTTTCCTTACATACAAACATAATAGGATCCAAGTAAATGCTGTTAAAAACAAGTCTCTTTGAGGGCACAATTAAATGAGGACAATATGGCATGGGACACAAGCAGAGGGGAGCAAACCTCAAGAAGAAAGACTCATCGACTCTAAGGGGGAGCATCAAGATAGCTCCCTGGCCCTGCTCTCTCTCCTTGGGAGGGTTTGGTCCTTAAATCATGAACTCTGTGGGTGTATCCTAGACGCATAAGAAGCTCTCTATTTCTTCACATTAGCTCTGCACTGAATGTGCATATCATCTACGTCTGGGAAAATGCACCTTAGTTCCAAAATAATCCATTGTCTTTCCTAATCTCAAGATTGAAAAAAGTAACCAGACCTTGTTAGAGTAAAAGCATTTTTATCTGGATATAGATTTTATCCAGACGTGATGACAGAGCCAGGACTAGGGCGAAGCGAGGGAGGCTCTGGCCTCAGGTATAAAATGTAAGCACTAAGATATCCTGTACTTAAGATAGATGATCTTATAATgcgatagatttttaaaaaataatattcatgaaaAAATCACCATAATTAACAAACTCTCCAAAATTTAAACCAAGACAGGGTCTAATCCTGTGATTGTCCAACTCAGTCGCACTCACCTACCTTGATGCCAGGATAGTCAGACCCTGCCTTTATTTAGTCATTTAATATTCATCGTATATACGttgttattttgaataaattagTGGATTTCTTGATTCCTGGAAGCATATATCATTTGACTGTATAAAAGAAGTGAagcttcacacacacaaaaaaagtaaaagtcacCATGACAATGACATTCATTCCTATGTTCTAGGGGAAACAGCACAACTCTCTTAGGAAGAAACTCTCCTTTTATTTAAGAAGACCCTTTAATGGCTGTTTAGGTCTTGGAAGATAGGACACCTGACTGCATCTGTGAAATAGAGATACAATCCATAAGCGCTAAATCATTCtacaattctaaaaataaaatgttaaaggtTTCTTGGCCCTCAGAGATTAACAATGAAAGGAGTTCTGGGTTCCAAAAGGAGCAGGTATACCTGTAACATCAGGGCACAAAGTAGCCTGTAGAGGTTATTGCCAAGAGTGGCTGAACTCTTTAGCTAGAATGCACTCtgatttctattcttatttttaacagTTCTGTGCATTAACCACCCGTCATTATCCTTATGTTTttgcaaaactgtgtctcaatcAATTGCTGTGTATTTGAAAATTCTTGGAAAAGGGGGAAAGCCTCAGTAATTCTTAATGCAAAGCTACAAAGAAAATGGGTAGTTggttgcaggagtgaggtggagGTGGCCAGAGAATGTCacacagaagacagaaataagaATTTGCACAAGATATTAGGAGCATAAGCACCTGTAGGGAGTTCTGAGAAACATTTGGCTGTCTACACTAATGAGGAATGGGAGCTGGAGCTGTTTAATTTGGATGGTCAAAAATAGGATAACTCCGGGAGTTTACAGAATTCACAGAATCCATTCCAACCAAGTGAGCTTGCAAGTCATACTCTAAGTCTCTGAACCTGTGAACTCATGACATAACAGAATAAAATTGTTCCCATTTCATCGTGCCTGAAgactcataagaaaaaaaaaaaggtattaatttTAAACACTGAAGCTCATTCATCATTTTATTGAATTCACCTGGCTACAAAATTAGCAACTGATCTTGTTCCAACTATATTTAAAGCAGATGAAGAAACTCTCCAAAGAACAGGGTTTGTCTGAGACTAGTCTAGGTAGAGTTTACTTTTGACACATCCTCTTGGTGTTTTCAGAGCTTTTTGAATATGTGGAATAATATCATTGCTTTGAGCAGATTTTCAGCCATTAGTTCTTCAGTTATTGCTGCTGTCCCTCGCTCATTTCTCTTCCTGGAAATAGAATTGTCTAGATAGATAGAGAATTGGtccaaaagtaattgcggtttttgcctttaaaggtaatggcaaaaactgcaattacttttgcaccaaccatacgtatgtacacaaacacatatgcaaTATGTGTGTATTGCATATATACTCAATGcaaacacacagatacacatatacaaaGCATCCTTTTACTGTGtcttcacatatatatttatgcaattttttgtatttttcattattttatatctctGCACTTCAACCTGAAAATTTTCCACTGACTtgtattcttactttttttttttttttttgaaacagagccttgctctgtcacccaggctggagtacagtggtgtgatctcgactcaactgcaacctctgcttcccaggttcaagcaattctcctgcctcagccttctgagtagctgagattacaggtgccctctaCCACattcagttaaattttttttttttttttttttgtatttttggtagagatagaatatcaccatgttggccagcctggtcttgaactcctggtctcaagtgattcgcctgccttggcctctcaaagtgttgggattacaggcatgagccaccgtgcccagcccactgaCCTGTGTTTTAATTCTTGGATCCTCTACTCTGCTCTGGTCACTTTGCTATTAATCCCATCTATTGTGATATTGACTTAACATATTGTATCAAGTACTAGaattcaattatttaatatttttacataagaCAGGAGAGtctattcaaaaatgaaaagggTCAGACATGTTTCAGATGCCCCAGCCTTCTTGGGATATGGGCTTTTTCATGCTAACATCTGTCTCTTAATGAATCCAAAATGAAGGagtgtttgcttttaaaagaatacatttcagtGAAGGTCTTGATCAAAGagagataattaaaaaaacactaaagaAACATCAAAAAGATCTAATTGTAGGGTATCTGGGGGATGATAACACATCCAGGAAACTTTTTCTCAGAGACCTGTGATAGAACCTTAAatgtacttttctttgttttgctctcATATGTGAGCAACTTAGAAGAAACATGTATTTAGAAGAAACATGTATTTGTTTGTATTAATCCTACATGACTAGGGTTgacagatttagcaaataaaagtaTAGGACACTCAGTTAAATGTGAGTTTTAGATAAACAACATCcagtttattgtggcattatctATCTCATACTATTTGGGATTAAATACACTAAAAAGTTCTTCATGGTTTTTCTGAAAGCCAAATTGAACTTGGCCTCCTATATTCATCTAATAACACTATGAatcactgaaaacattttttctttaaagatatttttcttggtGAAAGTATTTATTACgtcactgaattttattttactaggTGTAGTAGGTGTAATAACGGcatcccaaagatgtccatgtccttaTCCCTAGAACCTGGGATTATGTTACACTTTACGGCAAATAAGAACTAAGACAGCAGATAGAATAGTTGGCTAATATGCTGACTTTAAAACCGGGAGATTAACTTAGATCATGTGAATGAGACCAACGTAATCCAAGAATCCTTAAATGTGGAAAAGAAAGGCAGAACAGTCAGTGTCTGGGTGATGCGATGTGGGAACGACTCAACAGCCATTGCTGgatttgaagatgaaggaaggatcCACAAACCAAGGAACATGGGCAGCCTCTCAGATTtgaaaaggcaaagaagaaaaaaaaaaaaaaaaggaaagcaaactcAGCTTCTTAGAACCTCTGGAAAGGAAAAAGGTCCTAAGGACACTTTGATTTTTCATGTTTGATCCCCAAAACAGCAAGATAATTTGTGTTGGTTTAGGTCACTAAGCTTATGACAATTTGCTTAGAAACAGAACACAAATACAATTGctcctcagtatccatgggggattggttccaggaccccctgtGTATACCAAATGcctcagatgctcaagtccctgatataaaagaGTAGTAATTTCATATAATCTTCACACTCCTtgcatatactttaaatcattccTAGATTTCTTGTAACACtgaacacaatgtaaatgctaagtAAGTAGGAGTTATGCTGTATTTCCTAGAAAATAATGGCAAGAGAAAAAGGCCTGTGCATGCTCAATTCAGacacaatgtttttgtagaacgTTTCCTGATGTGGAACACACGAATAGGAAGGGCCTACTGGTTTCAAATTATAAACTGAGCATAAAATTAGTAACACAAAAAAGCTAAGGCTACATTTCTGTAATGGAGAACAAAGATGAAAACCTACCAACATTTTACGGAATTTTATGTATATCTTTCTCAAATTCTGAAGGCTTATATGAAAAGACAATGAGGCTCTCAGGAAGAAGggacaaaaactgaaaaagttgAGCCTGTTCCTCAGTTTCCATCCAAACGGACTCACTGCTATGGGAATTGCCCTCCTACAGTAGACAAGATGGAACTAGTCAGCAGGTGTGAGACAGCTGTGTTCATATATTGGATAATAAGCAGtgcaacaaacaaataaactagGATGTCCTTTTGCCCCTAGCTCTCTATAGGGCCAGGTTACAGGCCACAGCACAGGGAGGAAGACTTACATGAAGACCAGCACCCTGTAGCATTGAGGAGACCAAGGTCAAAGCTCACACAGCACGATACGCCCTGTGTCAGTCTGTGTGTGTTgctctaaaggaatacctgaggtgGGATAATACTTCAGGAAAGGAAGTTATTTGGCTCACTATTTTTGGCTGTGTGAGAAGCATGGTGCCTGCATCCGCTCCTTGTTAGGACTCCATAAGCCTTCAGTCATAGTGGAAAGTCAAGTGGGAGCAGGAATATCACGTGGTAAGAGTGGAGCGAGAGGGTGCAaggaggtcccagactcttttaaacaactacATGTTGTATGAACTcggagcaagaactcactcatttttGTGATGAAAGCAGTTAGTCATTCATTAGGGATTCACCCCCAcaacccaaacacttcccaccagattccacttccaacactgaggattagaTTTCAGCAGGAGGTTTCGAGGGGACaaacatctgaaaaatattattcttcctctggcccctcaaatctcatgtccttctcacattgcaaaatgcaATCATCCCTTCCCAATCACTCCCCAAAGTTTTAACTACTTCCAGCATTAACTTAATCAAAAGTCCAAAGTTCAAAATCTCATCCCCTGAGACTCAAATTCCTTCCGCCTTTTAGCCTGTACTATCAAAAACAAGTTATGTACTTTCATGTTACAATGATGGCACAGGCATTGGCTAGACACTACCAttctaaaaggcagaaattggcCAATAAAAGGGATTACAGGCCCCACACATGTCAGAAACTCAGCAGGGCAGCTATTAAACCTCaaagtttgaaaataattcttGATTCCATGTCCTTTATTCTGCTGTGAGGGTGGGCTCTGAAGACCTTGGGctgctctgcccctgtggctttacagggtgCAGCCCACATGGCTCCTGTCACAGGTCAGAATCTGATGCCCGTGGCTCTTCCATGCTGAGGGTACAAGCTGTCAACAGTGTTACTATTCTCAGGTCTGGAGGGCAGTGTTCCCCTTCCctcagctccactaggcaatgccccacTGGGGACACTGTGTGGGGAATCCAACCCCACGTTTCCCCTTAGCACTGCCCTGGTAGAGTTTTTCTCTTGGTACTCTCCCTCGGCAGCAGTTTTCTGCCTGGAGAACCAGACTTtgccacacatcctctgaaatctcggtggaagctgccaagcctccttcCTTTTTGCACTCTGCAGACTTGCAGGCTTAGCACCACATGAACGCTGCCAAGACGTTCTGGCTTTCACCCACTGAAGCAGTGGCCAATCTGTACATTAGGCCCtttgagctgaggctggaggctgggcagCCAGGATGTGTCTTGAGGCTGAGCAGGGCAGCTGTGCCTGGGTCTGGCCactgaaaccattctttcctcctaggcctgtgggctgtggtgggagggaaTGCCTCAAAGTTTTCAAAAATGCCTTGTAAgctttttccccattgtcttggctattagcacttggctccttcTCAGTCATGCAcatctctctagcaagtggtttcTCCACAGCCCCTTACAGTCCTCttctgaaaatgctttttctttctctactaaatttctaggctgcaaattttccaaatttttatgctttgcttctttcatgcgcgtccgtgtgaagagaccaccaaacaggctttgtgtgagcaacatggctgtttatttcacctgggtgcaggcgggctgagtctgaaaagagagtcagcaaagggaga contains:
- the DEFB4A gene encoding defensin beta 4A precursor, with the translated sequence MRVLYLLFSFLFIFLMPLPGVFGGIGDPVTCLKSGAICHPVFCPRRYKQIGTCGLPGTKCCKKP